Genomic segment of Iocasia fonsfrigidae:
CTACTGGCAGATAAGCATTTTGAGACATGGTCCTGGCCCCAACCGTAAAATCACCTTTGTATTTAGTCAAACTAAAATCTCCTGATTTAATACGGGCCTTCATACTGGCTTTTTTATCAACAATTTTATAATTAGCTTCTAGTAAAGCTGAATCACCTCTGTCATAAATAAAATCCCCTGCTGTCGCATAAACACAGGCAGTATTCACTTTAATATTCTCGCCGTTTGTTTCATAACTAGCTGTAATTTCATGATAATCATTCCAGTTATCAGTATCCCACATTATTTTAAACTCCTGGCCTTCTTTCAAATTAGTAAACTCACCTTCCCAGATACCAGGTGCAACTTTCTCCAGAGCAAAAGACTTATCAGATGGTGTCCAGGCTGGGTCCTGCATGCTCCCTACTAGATGCATCTCTTTTACTTCACCAATTACCGGTATGGGTTTATTTTCAGCACCTTCAGCAGGTTCTAATCGACTTATATTTACTCTAATCTTCCAAGCTGAACCTTCTTCCATCACCTTAGTAGTTAAAGCAGTGTATTGAGCCTTTAATGTCAAATTGTCAATTGGTTTAGCCTCAATAAAAACCGCCTCTGTGTCTGTTAGTTTTCCATCAACATCTTGTGTATACTGCAAATGAGAACCTATTTTCACTTCTTTCCCATTTAAATTAAAATCTTTACCAATATTTGCATATCCATGGTAAAGCCCATAACTTTCCTCATCCTGTAAATACTCTGTAGTATTATCAAGATATTCTGTCATGGCAAAATTAAAATCTACCGGCAGACTTTCCTTGCTTTCCATTTTAAATCTACGGGTATAGTTACCGTTTTTTAATAAATCATTGGGATTAGTTGTCCCATTTTCTCTACCCTCACTATCAGTAATCGCATCAACTAATCCTAATGGGTCCATTGAATTAGTAAGGTCTTTGGTATTGATGCCAATTGTATAATCAACAGGATCAGTTAGTAATGTTACTTTAGTATTCCATAACTCAATTGTATCAGGTGTAAAGATCTCCATCTCATCTATTTTTGTTATATCATCTGCATCCCATTCTATATTTACCTGACCACTATATTTTACTCGATCAACTTTTTCAGCATTATCTCCTTCACCAAGTTTATCCTGTATTGTTCCTTTTATATTTAATTCAAAGTCATTATCTATTTTTATAGGGTCATGTTCGTCATCAGTATTATTATATTCAACTTTGTTAACTACCTTACCAGTTAGGCTAAACTCCCCTTTCATTTTACCAGAACTTATTCTCACTACAGAGTTTTGTCCCCCCTGCCCATCATCAACAAACGTATCTGCCTCATTATCCTTCATCCAGTTCTTATCACTATCAACAAATTTATAGGGATATGTACCCTTTTTTAAAATTTTAGTAATTGTCCAAGCTCCATCTACTATTGTCATCTGCCAATCAGGGTGAGAACCATCCCAATTATTGGCTGTGCCCTCTATTACTTTATCTTCAGGAAAATCACCAGCTAGATACATCTCGCTTACATCCAATTTAGCTTGATAAATAAACGTTACTTTGTAATTCCCATCATCCAATTCCTCTACTATAGTTTTGGCATAAACAGAACCACTCACCATAATTAAAGTTAATAATAGGAAAACACAAATTTTCTTTTTCATCATTATACCTCCTCGTATACATTTTAAACATCATTTTTAAACCCAAAACCACACTACTTTACTATTATACAATCGTTTGCATAAGAAAATTGCCTCCTCTCATTAATGCTAATTTAATAATAATCTGCTCTGCTTATAGTGTTTCGCTTTAATCGTCTGAACAACAATTCAATTATATAAACGGTCTATCATGAGAAAACCCTTAATTATGAATTATAACAGCTGATATTGGTGGAACAGATATACTGTTATTCTCTATCTTCACACTGGTGTTAACCAATGAAGTAGTACCAGCTGTTTTATCATCAACAACCACTTTCCAGTTAGAGTCTATTCCATTAATTTTTAGTGTTTTAGTTGTACGGTTAGAGTTGTAGATAACAATTACTTCATCCCATTTTTCTGTACCATCCAGTTTTCTTAGGCTATAGACTACTAAATTTTTCTCCTGGACAGGTATAAATTCAATGCCCTGTTTAATCTCAGCCATCCTTTCCATCCTGAAAATCTTATGCTCTCTTCTGAGTTTTATCAGTCCCTTAAAGTATTCATAGATATCCTGATATTTTTTTTATTTTCCCAGACAATTTGGTTGGTTAAATCACCAGAATCATAACTATTATGATCTATTCCGTATTCTATATTGTCAGGATCGGGTTTGCTCCTCAACATTTCCGAACCACCATGAATAAAAGCCTTTCCCTGAGATGTCATCACAATAGCTGTTGCCAGCTTATGCATTCCCTTTCGTTCTTCAATAGTTGCCTCAGAGGCAGATAGATTAATCTTATCCCAGAGAGTACGTCCATCATGACAGGTAACATAATTTATAACCTCTTCCGGGTCATCAGCAAATCTATCATAAGGTGCAGTTAAAAGAGGTAATTTTGACTGATAATCAACCATACTAGCTATTACACCAGTCCGAATCTTATCCTCATTACCAGCTACGTCCTGTACAAATCCACCTTCTTCAGCTGGAGCAATAGCAGAAGGTTGAATATAAGACATATTTTAAGGCTCAATGATTTTAACCTTACTTTTAGCTTATTCCCAAGCAGTAATTGTAAGTTCAACAGTCTCTTCTTTCTCAAAGGTATAAATTCGATTATTATTACTACCACCTTCAAAGTGATTATCTCCATCGTTTTCTCTCTTACTGGTATCTTCCCAGTTATCTCTGGTTTTAAACTTAAAAGCAAGAGTCATATCAA
This window contains:
- a CDS encoding alpha-amylase family protein; this translates as MSYIQPSAIAPAEEGGFVQDVAGNEDKIRTGVIASMVDYQSKLPLLTAPYDRFADDPEEVINYVTCHDGRTLWDKINLSASEATIEERKGMHKLATAIVMTSQGKAFIHGGSEMLRSKPDPDNIEYGIDHNSYDSGDLTNQIVWENKKNIRISMNTLRD
- a CDS encoding alpha-1,6-glucosidase domain-containing protein translates to MYEYFKGLIKLRREHKIFRMERMAEIKQGIEFIPVQEKNLVVYSLRKLDGTEKWDEVIVIYNSNRTTKTLKINGIDSNWKVVVDDKTAGTTSLVNTSVKIENNSISVPPISAVIIHN